The following coding sequences lie in one Micromonospora sp. R77 genomic window:
- a CDS encoding pentapeptide repeat-containing protein has translation MELAPVAPLELKPDPWQRLLAVGSILSVIVLGIGLFITNAANRNQQEATRQQQELAAAGQIADRFTQAIDQLGQPGTDKIDVRLGALYSLERIMRDSAINQPAVVEVIAAFIRVHAPAARTTPVEQIASPQSFKVPTAPVDIQAAVTVLGRRDRDHDYLPGGLNLAGTNLAGANLADAKLNGARLELADLRGTFMGKAQLDGAFLGGANLYASTLDLAGLNGAFLVGADLRYARLHETDLSQADLRNADLRGADMRGVRLTLADLSGADLRGAVNLSQDDVHCARTDDHTRLPTGVTRPDAVDPRDLKSCRPR, from the coding sequence TTGGAGCTCGCGCCGGTCGCGCCGCTCGAACTGAAACCCGACCCCTGGCAGCGCCTGCTCGCCGTCGGCAGCATCCTCTCGGTGATTGTCCTCGGCATCGGGCTGTTCATCACGAACGCGGCGAATCGGAACCAGCAGGAGGCCACTCGTCAGCAGCAGGAGCTTGCGGCAGCGGGACAGATCGCAGACCGGTTCACCCAGGCCATCGACCAACTGGGCCAGCCTGGCACCGACAAGATCGATGTTCGGCTCGGCGCCCTCTACTCCCTCGAACGCATCATGCGTGACTCCGCCATCAATCAACCTGCGGTGGTAGAGGTGATCGCCGCCTTCATCCGGGTACACGCCCCCGCGGCCAGGACGACCCCCGTCGAGCAGATCGCGAGCCCGCAGTCGTTCAAGGTGCCCACCGCGCCCGTGGACATCCAGGCTGCCGTGACCGTGCTCGGCCGTCGCGACAGAGACCATGACTACCTTCCCGGGGGTCTCAATCTCGCCGGCACGAACCTGGCTGGGGCGAACCTGGCAGACGCCAAGCTGAACGGGGCACGGCTGGAACTCGCCGATCTCCGAGGAACCTTCATGGGCAAGGCACAGCTCGACGGTGCCTTCCTGGGCGGCGCGAACCTGTACGCCTCGACCCTCGACCTGGCCGGTCTGAACGGCGCGTTCCTCGTCGGCGCAGACCTCAGGTATGCCCGGTTGCACGAGACTGACCTCAGTCAGGCGGACCTACGGAACGCCGACCTCCGGGGCGCCGACATGCGTGGTGTCAGGCTGACCTTGGCGGACCTGTCCGGTGCCGACCTGCGCGGAGCAGTGAACCTTTCGCAGGACGATGTCCACTGCGCCAGGACCGACGATCACACCCGGCTGCCGACCGGAGTCACCCGCCCCGACGCTGTCGACCCTCGGGATCTCAAGAGCTGCCGGCCCAGGTAG
- the rpmG gene encoding 50S ribosomal protein L33: MAKATDVRPKITLACVECKERNYITRKNRRNDPDRIELKKFCPRDGKHTVHRETR, translated from the coding sequence GTGGCGAAGGCGACCGATGTCCGGCCGAAGATCACTTTGGCGTGTGTGGAGTGCAAGGAGCGCAACTACATCACGCGTAAGAACCGTCGTAACGACCCGGACCGCATCGAGCTGAAGAAGTTCTGCCCCCGGGACGGCAAGCACACGGTCCACCGCGAGACCCGCTGA
- a CDS encoding pentapeptide repeat-containing protein — translation MELPASQDPARPEVRVTVGSIPATESPVPELRLWGIRRSIAVAVAAALLLVGGLIAASLWYAGWPGLKRDASVTAATLFDLLKLVFAVVAGIGGVAALVVAYRRQRVAEHANALAEFAHQLAHAADLRAEVTKGLAEAADERAKIETGRNGVRLFNERFAKAAEQLGSDKAAVRLAGVYAMAGLADDWRAGRQTCIDVLCAYVRMPYTSPVDASNEESENRDDQTPIMDADAVRANREEREVRHTVIRLVGRHLRLPEDDATSWRGYDLDFTGAVFDGGDLSGATFSGGRVSFAGVTFSSGEVSFGGATFSGGNVSFDGAMFSGGLVLFHGATFSGGRVSFVGVTVSGGEVFFGSATFSGAKVFIADATFSGGEVGFVRATFSEGQVSFGAAKFSGGLVSFGSATFSGARISFSGARFSGGRASFVNARFSDGSVSFDGAAFSGGEVSFLRARFSGGEVSFYRAKFEEPPMFDDWPPGSTPEGLVLPGV, via the coding sequence GTGGAGTTGCCCGCATCGCAGGATCCAGCCCGGCCTGAGGTCCGTGTCACGGTTGGTTCGATTCCAGCCACTGAAAGTCCCGTACCGGAGTTGCGGCTCTGGGGTATCCGCCGGTCAATCGCTGTGGCAGTCGCAGCAGCATTGCTGCTCGTCGGGGGGCTGATCGCTGCGTCGCTCTGGTACGCGGGTTGGCCCGGCCTCAAGCGAGATGCCAGCGTCACGGCGGCCACGTTATTCGATCTTCTGAAGCTCGTCTTTGCCGTTGTTGCGGGCATCGGCGGTGTCGCAGCATTGGTGGTCGCCTACCGCCGACAGCGAGTAGCGGAGCACGCGAACGCGCTAGCGGAATTCGCTCACCAACTGGCGCACGCTGCTGATCTGCGCGCCGAGGTCACCAAGGGTCTCGCTGAAGCGGCCGACGAACGGGCAAAGATTGAGACTGGCCGGAACGGTGTCCGACTATTCAACGAACGCTTCGCCAAGGCAGCTGAGCAACTCGGGTCGGACAAAGCGGCGGTGCGCCTGGCGGGCGTCTACGCGATGGCCGGCCTTGCTGATGACTGGCGGGCAGGACGGCAAACCTGCATTGATGTCCTATGCGCCTACGTTCGCATGCCGTATACGTCACCCGTGGACGCTTCGAACGAAGAGTCGGAAAATCGGGATGACCAAACGCCGATTATGGACGCGGATGCGGTCCGGGCCAATCGCGAGGAGCGGGAGGTGCGTCATACCGTTATCCGCCTCGTCGGCAGGCACTTACGCCTTCCCGAAGACGACGCGACCTCATGGCGCGGCTATGACCTCGACTTTACCGGCGCGGTCTTCGACGGCGGGGACTTGTCGGGTGCGACGTTCAGTGGTGGGCGAGTGTCCTTCGCTGGGGTGACATTCAGTAGTGGGGAGGTGTCCTTCGGTGGGGCGACGTTCAGCGGCGGAAATGTGTCCTTCGACGGGGCGATGTTCAGCGGCGGGCTTGTGTTGTTCCACGGCGCCACCTTCAGTGGTGGGCGAGTGTCCTTCGTTGGGGTGACCGTCAGTGGTGGGGAGGTGTTCTTCGGCAGCGCGACGTTTAGCGGCGCGAAGGTGTTCATTGCCGATGCGACGTTCAGCGGCGGCGAAGTGGGATTCGTCAGGGCGACGTTCAGCGAGGGACAGGTCTCCTTCGGGGCTGCGAAATTCAGCGGCGGGTTGGTGTCCTTTGGCAGTGCGACGTTCAGCGGTGCCAGGATTTCCTTCTCCGGCGCGAGGTTCAGTGGCGGGCGGGCGTCATTTGTCAACGCGAGGTTCAGTGATGGGTCGGTTTCCTTCGATGGGGCGGCCTTTAGCGGTGGGGAGGTGTCCTTCCTGAGGGCGAGGTTCAGTGGTGGGGAGGTGTCCTTCTATAGGGCGAAGTTTGAAGAGCCACCAATGTTCGACGATTGGCCTCCTGGCAGTACGCCGGAAGGTCTCGTCCTGCCGGGGGTGTAG
- a CDS encoding DUF2637 domain-containing protein: protein MTDRTESAVRLVILLAIGSMAGAAAFTHVHDLSVAHGQPDWIGWANAVAVELMAIYLGLELRARRRAGRPVGLVGALLVAFALLSLAVQVAEAEPSVWGWTMAAVPSLAFLALVKVVLSNAPATPPTPEPDQPPADWYEVPEQVVTEPEPERPAEPVPPAVIAAPVLPPRGAVQSNRPHVVGIIR from the coding sequence ATGACCGACCGCACCGAATCCGCCGTACGCCTGGTCATCCTGCTCGCCATCGGCAGCATGGCCGGTGCCGCCGCCTTCACCCACGTCCACGACCTGTCCGTGGCCCACGGCCAACCCGACTGGATCGGCTGGGCCAACGCCGTAGCGGTCGAGCTGATGGCGATCTACCTCGGCCTCGAACTGCGCGCCCGCCGCCGCGCCGGTCGCCCCGTCGGCCTGGTCGGCGCGCTCCTGGTCGCGTTCGCCCTGCTGTCCCTCGCCGTCCAGGTCGCCGAAGCGGAACCCTCGGTGTGGGGCTGGACCATGGCGGCCGTGCCATCCCTGGCGTTCCTCGCCCTGGTCAAGGTCGTCCTGTCCAACGCCCCCGCCACCCCGCCGACTCCCGAACCGGACCAACCCCCGGCCGACTGGTACGAGGTGCCCGAGCAGGTCGTCACGGAACCAGAGCCCGAGCGTCCGGCTGAGCCCGTGCCGCCGGCTGTCATCGCCGCCCCGGTGCTGCCTCCGCGTGGCGCCGTCCAGTCGAACCGGCCGCACGTCGTCGGGATCATCCGATGA
- a CDS encoding AlpA family transcriptional regulator — translation MNEELLTVPEVLAELRVPRSTWFYWRQTGKGPRVIKLPNGQLRVRRSALGRWLGDLEQDAA, via the coding sequence GTGAACGAGGAGTTGTTGACCGTGCCGGAAGTGCTCGCCGAGCTGCGCGTACCGCGCTCGACCTGGTTCTACTGGCGGCAGACCGGCAAGGGGCCACGGGTGATCAAGCTTCCCAACGGGCAGCTTCGGGTCCGCCGGTCGGCGCTCGGTCGGTGGCTCGGCGACCTGGAGCAGGACGCCGCATGA
- a CDS encoding MaoC family dehydratase N-terminal domain-containing protein, whose translation MSLDPSFVGRTYPPTAPYQVGREKIREFATAIRATDPAHHDPAAAQALGHPDVVAPPTFPIVVTMAATRQIVEDPALGVDYSRVVHGDQRFAYTRPVVAGDELVCVNTIEDITNRGGHGFLTTRTDVSTAAGEPVVAVWSKIVVRGEA comes from the coding sequence ATGTCCCTGGACCCGTCCTTCGTCGGCCGGACCTATCCGCCGACCGCCCCCTATCAGGTGGGCCGAGAAAAGATCCGTGAGTTCGCCACGGCCATCCGTGCCACCGACCCCGCCCACCACGATCCGGCGGCCGCCCAGGCGCTCGGGCACCCCGACGTGGTGGCTCCGCCGACCTTCCCGATCGTGGTCACCATGGCCGCCACCCGGCAGATCGTCGAGGACCCGGCGCTCGGCGTCGACTACAGCCGGGTGGTCCACGGTGACCAGCGCTTCGCGTACACCCGCCCGGTGGTGGCCGGTGACGAGCTGGTCTGCGTCAACACCATCGAGGACATCACCAACCGGGGCGGGCACGGCTTCCTGACCACCCGCACCGACGTCAGCACGGCCGCCGGCGAGCCGGTGGTCGCCGTCTGGTCCAAGATCGTCGTACGCGGGGAGGCCTGA
- a CDS encoding site-specific integrase — protein MKSYEVQIWEIGKRADRKARPWRVRWAVSGQRFEDMFRTKALAHSFRAELVQAANAGEPFDPATGRPVSDARTKNPTTWYAHSRAYVEMKWPRAAAKTRRSIVEALTSITVTLTRPAKRGRPADALLREALYLYGLNPRRWSDEIPTEHAAALAWLETASLPVVELDSPAMVRRVLDSLCVRLDGKPAAASTVQRKRATFYNVLGYAVELELIDSNPVDKVQWTAPEVAQSIDRRVVANPAQVATLLEAVKSLGKRADKVTAFFGCLYYAGMRPSEAADLRREDCDLSGRCADCGVDFDDLGAVKPSRSCDHEKIEYRWGRLVLAGTSPRAGSHWTDDGGSHERRGLKHRGRAETRTVPIPPRLVELLCEHVDNHGVGPDGRFFRGLHGGPLSESVYDRWWKLAREKALTESQFASPLVRRPYDLRHAAASLWLNAGVPPTEVARRLGHGVAVLLRVYANCIDGGDDTMNDKIGHALR, from the coding sequence ATGAAGAGCTACGAGGTCCAGATCTGGGAGATCGGCAAGCGCGCTGACCGCAAGGCTCGGCCCTGGCGGGTCCGCTGGGCGGTGAGCGGCCAACGCTTCGAGGACATGTTCCGTACCAAGGCCCTGGCGCACTCCTTCCGCGCCGAGCTGGTCCAGGCGGCCAACGCGGGGGAGCCCTTCGACCCGGCCACCGGCCGCCCGGTCTCCGACGCCAGAACCAAGAACCCCACCACCTGGTACGCCCACAGCCGCGCGTACGTCGAGATGAAGTGGCCCCGGGCGGCGGCCAAGACCCGGCGCTCGATCGTCGAGGCGCTGACCTCCATCACGGTGACCCTGACCCGCCCGGCCAAGCGAGGCCGACCGGCTGACGCCCTGCTTCGTGAGGCGCTGTACCTCTACGGCCTCAACCCCCGCCGCTGGTCCGACGAGATCCCCACCGAGCACGCGGCGGCCCTCGCCTGGCTGGAAACCGCGTCCCTGCCGGTCGTCGAGCTGGACTCACCCGCGATGGTCCGCCGTGTCCTCGACAGCCTCTGCGTACGCCTCGACGGCAAGCCCGCGGCTGCCTCCACCGTCCAGCGGAAGCGGGCCACCTTCTACAACGTGCTCGGGTACGCCGTCGAGCTGGAGCTGATCGACTCCAACCCGGTCGACAAGGTGCAGTGGACCGCCCCTGAGGTGGCGCAGTCCATCGACCGGCGGGTGGTGGCGAACCCGGCCCAGGTCGCCACGCTGCTGGAGGCGGTGAAATCTCTCGGCAAACGGGCCGACAAGGTCACGGCGTTCTTCGGCTGCCTCTACTACGCGGGTATGCGGCCCTCGGAAGCGGCCGACCTGCGGCGGGAAGACTGCGACCTTTCGGGCCGGTGCGCCGACTGCGGCGTGGACTTCGACGACCTGGGGGCGGTCAAGCCTTCCCGGTCCTGCGACCACGAGAAGATCGAATATCGCTGGGGCCGCCTGGTGCTCGCCGGCACCTCCCCGCGCGCCGGCTCGCACTGGACCGACGACGGCGGCTCCCACGAGCGGCGCGGCCTCAAGCACCGGGGGAGGGCAGAGACCCGGACGGTCCCGATCCCACCCCGGCTCGTCGAGCTGCTGTGCGAGCACGTCGACAACCACGGCGTAGGCCCGGATGGCCGGTTCTTCCGGGGCCTGCACGGTGGGCCGCTCTCCGAGTCGGTCTATGACCGGTGGTGGAAGCTCGCCCGCGAGAAGGCGCTGACGGAATCTCAGTTCGCCTCGCCGCTCGTCCGCCGCCCCTATGACCTACGTCATGCGGCGGCCTCGCTTTGGCTGAATGCCGGGGTCCCACCGACCGAGGTCGCCCGCCGCTTGGGCCACGGCGTCGCCGTCCTGCTCCGCGTCTACGCCAACTGCATCGACGGCGGCGACGACACCATGAATGACAAGATCGGGCATGCGCTCAGATGA
- a CDS encoding bifunctional diguanylate cyclase/phosphodiesterase, protein MATSRRPARRTTDSAWLITGPLALITVVGLVILSLANPPTVRDAVAAPVLLLVLVAAGTQVLQFIVLRQGLSVTLTEIPLVLAFHYLQPVTVVLVAAFAALIGQMRRRLTPTKVWFNVANAGAAATVASLVLLAMPSSEGVGPPIWGVLFVAVGTYTLVTLAGVGGVISLLQGLQAGWQVVRSAAPTLLAAAVNVAIGLVILIVLSSSGWAILLLAAVAVAVAFVYRSYSRFFQQHRTLTDLYDLTKAVTERGQDGTLVDALLGRIRSLMQAEYATLWLPPQGRHPEVLLTARVDAPGLLDFAPGPAAIRQRVLESGRRVAVGRKLGDDADLPRSGASPVTDVLVVPLRSGQAVIGTLEIVNRLGDTNHLTSADIPIFETVAAHAAVALENSRLVDRLRHDAYHDALTTLPNRRRITAALDEAVKIRAPGEVVAVLLFDVDGLRQVNESLGHAAGDKVLVEVAERLRASAPSSALVGRAGGDEFLVTLRLENAEAAVELAAQLREQIRDEMVFDALTLDVDTAVGVVVHPDHGSDAATLLQRVDLAATAAKSVPGSVQLFNPALESRSLRRLGLAGDLRRALDDGELEVYFQPKVTLRDRRLLGVECLARWEHPTHGTVAPEDFVAVAEHTGQLGRLTEVVLREGLRRSRDWTHVEQPLAVAVNLSARTFTDPHFPDRVRELLDEYGVPPQRLTFEIREAGVLDGTERPIPTLRRLRDLGVRLSVDDFGTGSSSLAYLRRLPVHEVKVDRSFVQGMATDPGDLAIVNAVVTLSQQFGLAVVAEGVESELTLELLQDIGCEIGQGFLFSRPLPYERLEAWFGAQVESESSGSAAEAPRLRVVPDRSVTLL, encoded by the coding sequence ATGGCAACGAGTCGACGGCCGGCGCGGAGAACGACGGATTCAGCCTGGCTGATCACCGGTCCGCTCGCGCTGATCACCGTCGTCGGTCTGGTCATCCTCAGCCTGGCCAACCCGCCGACCGTACGGGACGCGGTGGCGGCTCCCGTCCTGCTCCTGGTCCTGGTCGCCGCCGGCACCCAGGTTCTTCAGTTCATCGTGCTCCGGCAGGGGCTCTCCGTCACGTTGACGGAGATCCCGCTCGTGCTCGCGTTCCACTATCTCCAGCCGGTCACCGTGGTCCTGGTGGCCGCGTTCGCCGCGCTCATCGGCCAGATGAGACGCCGGCTGACGCCGACCAAGGTGTGGTTCAACGTGGCGAACGCCGGGGCCGCCGCCACGGTCGCCAGCCTGGTGCTGCTCGCCATGCCCTCGTCCGAGGGTGTCGGGCCGCCGATCTGGGGCGTGCTCTTCGTCGCGGTGGGCACCTACACGCTGGTCACCCTCGCGGGGGTGGGTGGCGTGATCAGCCTGCTGCAGGGACTGCAGGCGGGCTGGCAGGTGGTCCGGAGCGCCGCGCCCACGTTGCTGGCCGCAGCCGTCAACGTCGCCATCGGCCTGGTCATCCTGATCGTGCTCAGCAGCAGCGGCTGGGCGATCCTCCTGCTCGCCGCGGTGGCGGTGGCCGTGGCCTTCGTCTACCGGTCCTACTCCCGGTTCTTCCAGCAGCACCGGACCCTCACCGACCTGTACGACCTGACCAAGGCGGTGACCGAGCGGGGCCAGGACGGCACGCTGGTCGACGCGCTGCTCGGCCGGATCCGCAGCCTCATGCAGGCCGAGTACGCGACCCTCTGGCTGCCGCCGCAGGGCCGGCACCCGGAGGTGCTGCTCACCGCTCGGGTCGACGCCCCCGGCCTGCTCGACTTCGCGCCGGGGCCAGCCGCCATCCGGCAGCGGGTGCTCGAGTCGGGCCGGCGGGTGGCGGTCGGGCGGAAGCTGGGCGACGACGCCGACCTGCCCCGCTCCGGCGCGAGTCCGGTCACGGACGTCCTGGTCGTGCCGTTGCGTTCGGGGCAGGCCGTGATCGGCACCCTGGAGATCGTCAACCGGCTGGGCGACACCAATCACCTCACCTCCGCCGACATCCCCATCTTCGAGACGGTCGCCGCACACGCCGCCGTCGCCCTGGAGAATTCCCGGCTGGTCGACCGGCTGCGGCACGACGCGTACCACGACGCGCTGACCACGCTGCCCAACCGGCGGCGGATCACGGCCGCGCTGGACGAGGCGGTGAAGATCCGGGCGCCGGGCGAGGTGGTGGCCGTACTGCTCTTCGACGTGGACGGGCTGCGCCAGGTCAACGAGTCGCTCGGGCACGCCGCAGGGGACAAGGTCCTCGTCGAGGTGGCCGAGCGGCTGCGCGCCAGCGCCCCCTCGTCGGCTCTGGTGGGGCGGGCCGGCGGTGACGAGTTCCTGGTGACCCTGCGGCTGGAGAACGCCGAGGCGGCGGTGGAGCTGGCCGCCCAGTTGCGGGAGCAGATCCGCGACGAGATGGTCTTCGACGCGCTCACCCTGGACGTGGACACCGCCGTCGGGGTGGTCGTACACCCGGATCATGGCAGCGATGCCGCGACGCTGCTGCAACGGGTCGACCTGGCCGCGACGGCGGCCAAGTCGGTGCCCGGCAGCGTGCAGTTGTTCAACCCGGCGCTGGAGTCGCGGTCGTTGCGGCGGCTCGGCCTCGCCGGCGACCTGCGGCGCGCCCTGGACGACGGCGAGCTGGAGGTCTATTTCCAGCCGAAGGTGACGTTGCGGGACCGCCGGTTGCTCGGGGTGGAGTGCCTGGCCCGCTGGGAGCATCCGACGCACGGCACGGTCGCCCCGGAGGACTTCGTCGCGGTGGCCGAGCACACCGGGCAGCTCGGCCGGCTCACCGAGGTGGTGCTCCGGGAGGGGCTGCGACGCAGCCGGGACTGGACGCACGTCGAGCAGCCGCTCGCCGTCGCGGTCAACCTCTCCGCGCGTACGTTCACCGACCCGCACTTCCCCGACCGGGTCCGCGAGCTGCTCGACGAGTACGGCGTGCCGCCGCAGCGGCTCACCTTCGAGATCCGGGAGGCCGGGGTGCTGGACGGCACCGAGCGGCCGATCCCGACCCTGCGCCGGCTGCGGGACCTCGGTGTCCGCCTCTCGGTGGACGACTTCGGCACCGGCTCGTCGTCGTTGGCCTATCTGCGCCGGCTGCCGGTGCACGAGGTGAAGGTCGACCGGTCGTTCGTGCAGGGCATGGCGACCGATCCGGGTGACCTGGCCATCGTCAACGCGGTGGTGACGCTCTCCCAGCAGTTCGGCCTGGCCGTGGTGGCCGAGGGGGTGGAGAGCGAGCTGACCCTGGAACTGCTCCAGGACATCGGCTGCGAGATCGGCCAGGGCTTCCTGTTCAGCCGTCCGCTGCCGTACGAGCGGCTGGAGGCCTGGTTCGGCGCCCAGGTGGAGTCGGAGTCGTCCGGGTCGGCGGCGGAGGCGCCCCGGCTGCGGGTCGTCCCGGATCGCTCGGTGACACTGCTCTGA
- a CDS encoding replication initiator, which produces MTAPTLPGLAPVAPTPAAAPRPGSRAARMALPRSVDVLKEIAAEYGVCVRPLAMRRTDLDTGLTEVIDLPCGATREDKCAPCAKKNRRLRQAQIREGWHRDDEPLPGPEPATEAQKSLILFRAHLEFSRDEATRAAQWDQVTDLDEAIREVEEAIAAEGLRGRVGPPHATADDQDDEPGRRRKRSTKRRQDAPELPRRKVERRTVGKTYTAPDGTAYRPSMWLTLTLDSYGPVRPDGTPVNPDRYDYRRAAWDAVHFPRLLDRFWQNLRRCEGWNVQYAGCVEPQRRLAPHAHFAIRGTIPRDVLRTVAAATYHQVWWPAVDVQRYTLDRLPVWDEQAAGWVDPDTREPLTTWTEALDAIDDDPDAVPVHVVRFGAQVDARGLMPGTEDAERTIRYVTKYITKHTGDCHKATTDRQRKHLDRLWHQLQLTPCTDRCANWLLYGVQPKKAHAKLKPGRCKGKVHQRDTLGIGGRRILISRDWSGKTLADHKHDARAWVRALLGATTDSGAAGQLVDDQGDTAERVRHAWELARPDDPDVGPLTHRLMRSISERARRRSELLAAKDRAAQGSADLSATQHSAQHDGEETQ; this is translated from the coding sequence GTGACCGCTCCGACCCTGCCCGGCCTCGCCCCCGTCGCCCCGACCCCGGCTGCTGCTCCCCGGCCGGGGTCGCGGGCGGCCCGCATGGCGCTACCCCGCTCGGTCGACGTGCTCAAGGAGATCGCCGCCGAGTACGGCGTCTGCGTACGCCCCCTCGCCATGCGCCGCACCGACCTCGACACCGGCCTGACCGAAGTCATCGACCTGCCCTGCGGCGCCACCCGCGAGGACAAGTGCGCGCCCTGCGCCAAGAAGAACCGCCGGCTGCGCCAAGCCCAGATCCGCGAGGGCTGGCACCGCGACGACGAACCCCTACCAGGCCCCGAACCCGCGACCGAGGCACAGAAGTCACTGATCCTCTTCCGCGCACACCTGGAGTTCTCCCGCGACGAGGCGACCCGCGCCGCCCAGTGGGACCAGGTCACCGACCTCGACGAAGCCATCCGCGAGGTAGAGGAAGCCATCGCCGCTGAGGGCCTGCGCGGGCGAGTCGGTCCACCCCACGCCACCGCCGACGACCAGGACGACGAGCCCGGCCGCCGGCGCAAGCGCTCCACCAAGCGACGCCAGGACGCACCTGAACTGCCCCGCCGCAAGGTCGAGCGGCGCACCGTCGGCAAGACCTACACCGCCCCCGACGGCACGGCCTACCGGCCGTCGATGTGGCTGACGCTCACCCTGGACTCGTACGGCCCGGTCCGCCCCGACGGCACCCCCGTCAACCCCGATCGGTATGACTACCGTCGAGCAGCCTGGGACGCCGTCCACTTCCCCCGGCTCCTCGACCGGTTCTGGCAGAACCTGCGGCGGTGCGAGGGCTGGAACGTCCAGTACGCCGGCTGCGTCGAGCCCCAACGACGACTTGCCCCACACGCCCACTTCGCCATCCGAGGCACCATTCCCCGAGATGTGCTGCGCACCGTGGCGGCGGCGACCTATCACCAGGTCTGGTGGCCGGCGGTTGACGTCCAGCGGTACACCCTCGACCGGCTTCCCGTCTGGGACGAGCAGGCGGCGGGATGGGTCGACCCGGATACCCGCGAGCCGCTGACCACCTGGACGGAAGCCCTCGACGCCATCGACGACGACCCGGACGCCGTACCCGTGCACGTCGTCCGCTTCGGCGCCCAGGTCGACGCCCGCGGCCTCATGCCCGGCACCGAGGACGCCGAGCGCACTATCCGGTACGTCACGAAATACATCACCAAGCACACCGGCGACTGCCACAAGGCCACCACCGACCGGCAACGCAAGCACCTCGACCGGCTCTGGCACCAACTCCAGCTCACGCCCTGCACCGACCGGTGCGCCAACTGGCTGCTCTACGGCGTCCAGCCCAAGAAGGCACACGCCAAACTCAAGCCCGGCCGCTGCAAGGGCAAGGTCCACCAGCGGGACACCCTCGGCATCGGCGGCCGGCGCATCCTCATCTCCCGCGACTGGTCCGGCAAGACCCTCGCCGACCATAAGCACGACGCGCGGGCCTGGGTCCGGGCACTGCTCGGCGCCACCACCGACAGCGGCGCGGCCGGGCAGCTCGTCGACGACCAGGGCGACACCGCCGAACGGGTCCGGCACGCCTGGGAACTCGCCCGACCCGACGACCCCGACGTGGGCCCGCTGACCCACCGGCTCATGCGCTCGATCAGTGAGCGTGCCCGCCGGCGGTCCGAACTGCTCGCCGCCAAGGACCGGGCCGCGCAAGGGTCGGCAGATCTTTCGGCAACTCAGCACAGCGCACAGCACGACGGGGAGGAGACGCAGTGA